One genomic region from Athalia rosae chromosome 3, iyAthRosa1.1, whole genome shotgun sequence encodes:
- the LOC105691964 gene encoding importin-5: MAADLEQFQQLLNTLLSIDNDVRTQAEEAYNNLPVENKVTFLLGSVCNAALAEDMRAMAAVLLRRLFSSEFMDFYPKIPPEAQAQLKERILLAVQTEQTDTIRRKVCEVAAEVARNLIDDDGNNQWPEFLQFLFQCANGPVPALKECALRMFTSVPGVFGNQQANYLVLIKQMLQQSVLDAANYEVQFQAVRAIGAFIMLHDKQTNIQRHFSELLPAVVQVTAQSVEKQDDESLLKVLIDLAESTPKFLRPQLENIMEMCMKIFSNEEMGDSWRQLALEVLVTLAETAPAMVRNVGGKYIVALVPLVLKMMTDLEDDEEWGFSDELIVEDNDSNNVVAESALDRLACGLGGKTMLPQIVQNIPTMLSNTDWKYRHAALMAISAVGEGCHKQMEAILPQIMDGVIQYLQDAHPRVRYAACNAVGQMSTDFAPIVEKKFHDKIIPGLLMVLDDNANPRVQAHAGAALVNFSEDCPKNIMTPYLDAIMAKLESILTAKFRELVEKGTKLVLEQVVTTIASVADTCEEQFVTYYDRLMPCLKYIIQNANQQEHKMLRGKTIECVSLIGLAVGPEKFISDASEVMDMLLKTHSEGELPDDDPQTSYLISAWARICKILGKQFEQYLPLVMGPVLRTAAMKPEVALLDNEDMEGVEGDLDWQFVSLGEQQNFGIKTAGLEDKASACEMLVCYARELKEGFADYAEEVVRLMVPMLKFYFHDGVRTAAAESLPCLVDCAKIKGPQYLEGMWAYICPELLKAIDTEPETEVLLELLFSLAKCIETLGAGCLETQQMSELLRILNKLLNEHFDRAVARLEKRKDEDYDEVVEEQLVDEVTEDIFTLSKIADILHALFKTHKAAFFPYFDQICGHFVNLLAPERSWPDHQWALCVFDDVIEFGGAECAKYQEIFLRPMLQYVSDKSADVRQAAAYGCGVLGQFGGEVFAQACAEALPRLMEVINDPESRSPENVNPTENAISAVTKILKYNSKAINVDDMLPHWLSWLPVVEDEDEAPHVYGYLCDLIESNHPVVLGPSNANLPRLISFFAEALFKDAVPAENPVMARILSIVRQIQNNETMFQACISYLTTDQQQALHEALSVQPTN, from the exons ATGGCGGCAGACCTCGAACAGTTCCAACAGCTTTTAAACACACTTCTAAGCATCGACAACGATGTTCGGACGCAAGCCGAG gaAGCGTATAACAATCTTCCTGTGGAAAATAAAGTGACGTTCCTACTTGGCTCCGTTTGCAATGCTGCTCTTGCAGAGGATATGCGTGCCATGGCAGCCGTTCTGCTGCGGAGACTCTTCTCTTCAGAGTTCATGGATTTCTATCCAAAG ATTCCACCAGAGGCTCAAGCCCAGTTGAAAGAGAGAATCTTACTTGCTGTACAAACTGAACAAACTGATACGATACGACGTAAGGTTTGTGAGGTTGCTGCCGAAGTTGCAAGAAACCTCATCGACGACGATGGCAATAATCAATGGCCAGAATTTCTTCAGTTCCTATTCCAGTGCGCCAATGGGCCAGTCCCTGCGCTGAAAGAATGCGCTCTCCGCATGTTCAC ATCTGTCCCTGGTGTTTTTGGAAACCAGCAGGCCAATTATCTCGTCCTGATAAAACAGATGCTGCAACAGTCTGTACTAGACGCAGCAAATTATGAG GTACAATTTCAAGCTGTTAGAGCGATAGGTGCCTTCATAATGTTGCATGACAAACAGACAAACATTCAAAGACACTTTTCCGAGTTGCTCCCGGCGGTAGTCCAGGTAACTGCACAATCTGTAGAGAAACAAGACGACGAATCTCTGCTCAAGGTGTTGATCGATTTGGCCGAATCAACCCCCAAGTTTTTAAGACCTCAGCTTGAAAACATCATGGAAatgtgtatgaaaattttttcaaacgaagaaATGGGTGACTCGTGGCGGCAGCTGGCTCTCGAAGTTTTAGTGACATTAGCCGAAACAGCTCCGGCTATGGTTCGGAATGTTGGAGGTAAATATATAGTGGCGCTTGTGCCATTGGTACTCAAGATGATGACGGATCTTGAAGATGACGAAGAATGGGGCTTCTCCGATGAACTTATTGTAGAAGACAATGACAGCAATAATGTAGTCGCCGAAAGCGCCTTAGACAGACTTGCCTGCGGACTTGGCGGCAAAACTATGCTTCCACAAATTGTACAGAACATTCCGACCATGCTGAGCAACACGGACTGGAAGTATAG GCACGCTGCTCTAATGGCCATTTCAGCCGTTGGCGAAGGATGTCACAAGCAAATGGAAGCTATATTGCCGCAGATTATGGATGGAGTTATACAATACCTTCAAGACGCT CATCCGCGTGTTCGGTACGCCGCCTGTAATGCCGTGGGTCAAATGTCTACGGACTTTGCtccgatcgttgaaaaaaagtttcacgaCAAAATTATACCCGGATTGCTAATGGTGCTGGACGATAACGCAAATCCCAGAGTTCAGGCTCACGCCGGAGCTGCCTTGGTGAATTTTAGTGAAGATTGTCCAAAAAATATTATGACTCCCTACCTTGATGCCATTATGGCTAAACTGGAATCCATTTTGACAGCGAAGTTTAGGGAATTAGTTGAAAAAGGCACAAAACTCGTTCTCGAACAG GTTGTTACGACGATTGCCTCCGTTGCAGACACCTGTGAGGAACAGTTCGTAACCTACTACGATAGGCTCATGCCAtgtttgaaatatattatacagaaCGCTAATCAACAGGAGCACAAAATGCTCAGGGGGAAAACAATCGAATGCGTCAGTCTCATAGGTCTTGCCGTTGGACCAGAAAag TTTATCAGCGACGCGAGCGAAGTCATGGACATGCTGCTCAAAACACATTCGGAAGGAGAACTTCCCGACGATGACCCCCAAACTAGTTATCTCATTTCTGCCTGGGCTCGAATTTGCAAGATTCTCG GCAAACAATTCGAACAGTATCTTCCGTTGGTTATGGGACCTGTGCTTAGAACGGCGGCGATGAAACCTGAGGTAGCGTTACTCGACAACGAGGACATGGAAGGAGTCGAAGGAGATTTAGACTGGCAGTTTGTGTCTCTCGGAGAGCAACAAAACTTCGGAATCAAAACTGCTGGACTCGAAGACAAGGCCTCTGCCTGTGAGATGCTCGTCTGTTACGCTCGGGAACTTAAAGAAGGCTTCGCAGACTACGCGGAAGAGGTCGTCAGACTTATGGTGCCAATGCTCAAATTCTATTTCCACGATGGGGTGAGAACCGCTGCCGCAGAGAGTCTGCCCTGTTTGGTAGACTGTGCGAAAATAAAGGGACCGCAATACTTGGAAGGAATGTGGGCTTATATTTGCCCCGAGCTGCTAAAAGCGATCGACACGGAGCCTGAGACTGAGGTTTTGTTGGAATTGCTCTTTTCCCTGGCAAAGTGTATAGAAACTTTGGGAGCCGGTTGTTTGGAAACGCAGCAAATGTCTGAGCTTCTCAGGATCCTGAACAAATTATTGAACGAACATTTTGACAGAGCAGTAGCGAGgctggaaaaaagaaaggacgaAGACTACGACGAGGTTGTAGAAGAACAACTAGTCGACGAGGTCACCGAGGATATTTTCACACTCAGTAAAATAGCAGATATTCTTCATGCCCTATTCAAGACCCACAAAGCGGCGTTTTTCCCATACTTTGATCAGATCTGCGGCCATTTTGTCAATCTATTAGCACCGGAAAGGTCGTGGCCAGACCATCAATGGGCGCTCTGCGTCTTCGACGATGTGATAGAGTTCGGTGGTGCCGAATGCGCCAAATATCAGGAGATATTCCTCAGGCCGATGCTCCAGTACGTCTCCGACAAATCTGCGGATGTCAGGCAAGCAGCTGCCTATGGTTGTGGGGTTCTCGGTCAGTTCGGGGGGGAGGTATTTGCCCAAGCTTGCGCCGAGGCGCTCCCGAGGCTGATGGAAGTTATAAATGATCCGGAATCAAGGTCACCCGAGAACGTCAATCCCACCGAAAACGCCATATCTGCGGTAACAAAAATCCTCAAATACAACAGCAAAGCCATCAATGTCGACGATATGCTTCCTCACTG gCTGTCATGGCTACCGGTTGTCGAAGATGAAGACGAAGCGCCCCACGTTTATGGATATCTTTGCGACCTCATCGAAAGCAATCACCCTGTCGTTCTCGGACCAAGCAATGCAAATTTGCCACGACTAATTAGCTTCTTCGCCGAAGCGTTATTTAAGGATGCGGTACCTGCGGAAAATCCTGTCATGGCCAGGATTCTCAGCATCGTCAGACAGATTCAG AACAACGAGACAATGTTCCAGGCGTGCATAAGTTATTTAACCACGGATCAGCAGCAAGCACTTCACGAGGCTCTCAGTGTTCAGCCAACCAACTAG
- the LOC105691893 gene encoding pre-mRNA-splicing factor syf1 homolog, whose translation MLQREDSEGNPYVFNEEDLPYEEEILRNPYSVKHWQRYIDHLKSTKSANLNIVYERALKELPGSYKLWYNYLRQRVSQLKGRCITDPLYEDVNNAFERALVFMHKMPRIWMDYCTLMTDQLFITRTRQVFDRSLRALPITQHHRIWPLYIGFLKKHNVYETAVRVFRRYLKLAPEDAEEYIEYLISTGRLDEAAVKLAQIVNQDDFVSKHGKSNHQLWNELCDLISKNPSKIKSLNVDAIIRGGLRRYTDQLGPLWNSLADYYVRSGLFERARDIYEEAIQTVSTVRDFTQVFDAYAQFEELSLSKRMEDAAKNPNPTEEDDIELELRLARFEHLMERRLLLLNSVLLRQNPHNVQEWHKRVMLYEGQPHEIINTYTEAVQTVLPQQAVGKLHTLWVAFAKFYEENGQIADARVVFEKATHVPYTKVDDLASVWCEWAEMEIRHDNCKEALKLMHRATAMPSRKVAYHDETETVQMRLYKSLKVWSMYADLEESFGTFKTCKAVYDKIIDLKIATPQIIINYGLFLEENNYFEEAFRAYEKGIALFKWPNVYDIWNTYLTKFLNRYGGTKLERTRDLFEQCLEHCPPRYAKALYLLYAKLEEEHGLARHAMSVYERATNAVLPEEKFEMFNIYIKKAADIYGVPKTRQIYEKAIEVLSEENTREMCLRFAEMETKLGEVDRARAIYAHCSQICDPRVTSNFWQVWKEFEVRHGNEDTMREMLRIKRSVQAMYNTQVNMMSAQMLNSAANLASDEPVASLNDAMKSLDNKTSSTSADITAQSGFKDNINFVRGVTEGNGRAEPQVNNPDEIDIDMDDDSEDEKEVEEDVPVEKQAIPSKVFGSLKNARVEEDEDEGQEKNADN comes from the exons ATGCTTCAGCGGGAAGATTCTGAGGGAAATCCCTATGTGTTT AACGAAGAAGATTTACCTTATGAGGAGGAAATCTTGCGCAACCCTTACTCTGTGAAACATTGGCAGCGATATATTGATCATTTGAAAAGCACTAAGAGCGCAAATCTAAATATCGTTTATGAAAGAGCGCTGAAGGAACTACCGGGGAG CTACAAACTTTGGTACAATTACCTCCGACAGCGTGTGAGTCAGCTGAAAGGACGTTGCATAACTGATCCTCTCTACGAGGATGTCAACAATGCATTTGAACGTGCCCTTGTCTTCATGCATAAAATGCCTCGAATATGGATGGATTATTGCACGCTCATGACGGATCAATTGTTCATTACTCGAACTCGTCAGGTCTTCGATCGTTCGCTTAGAGCCCTTCCCATAACTCAGCACCATCGTATCTGGCCTCTTTATATAGGCTTCCTTAAGAAACACAACGTTTATGAGACGGCCGTTCGAGTCTTCAGAAGATACTTGAAG TTAGCTCCTGAGGATGCCGAGGAGTACATAGAATACTTAATATCTACTGGAAGGTTAGACGAGGCTGCAGTAAAACTTGCTCAAATTGTAAACCAAGACGACTTTGTTTCGAAACATGGAAAATCCAACCATCAGCTGTGGAATGAACTTTGCGATCTCATATCGAAAAATCCTTCAAAAATAAAGTCATTGAATGTCGATGCTATCATTAGGGGTGGTTTGAGACGTTACACGGATCAGTTGGGTCCACTCTGGAATTCTTTGGCTGACTATTACGTTCGTAGTGGTCTGTTCGAAAGG GCCAGAGATATCTACGAAGAAGCTATTCAGACTGTGTCCACCGTCAGAGATTTCACTCAAGTGTTCGATGCCTATGCGCAATTTGAAGAGCTCAGCCTCAGCAAACGGATGGAAGATGCTGCGAAGAATCCTAATCCAACGGAAGAAG ATGATATTGAATTGGAACTTAGATTGGCCAGGTTTGAACACCTGATGGAGCGGAGATTGCTGCTACTAAACAGTGTCCTGCTCAGGCAAAATCCGCACAATGTTCAAGAGTGGCACAAAAGAGTTATGCTGTACGAGGGTCAGCCCCACGAG ATAATCAATACGTACACCGAAGCAGTTCAAACAGTTCTGCCCCAGCAGGCTGTGGGAAAGCTACACACTTTGTGGGTGGCATTTGCGAAATTCTATGAGGAAAATGGTCAGATTGCCGATGCCAGAGTGGTATTTGAAAAAGCGACACACGTTCCATACACAAAAGTTGACGATCTTGCCTCGGTTTGGTGCGAATGGGCGGAAATGGAGATCAGACACGACAATTGCAAAGAGGCTTTAAAACTGATGCATCGTGCAACGGCTATGCCGTCGCGGAAAGTTGCGTATCACGATGAGACTGAAACTGTTCAGATGAGATTATACAAGTCGCTCAAAGTCTGGTCGATGTACGCTGATCTTGAAGAGAGCTTTGGTACTTTTAAG ACGTGCAAGGCAGtttacgataaaataattgatctgAAGATTGCAACGCCACAGATCATTATCAATTATGGGCTATTTCTCGAGGAGAACAATTATTTTGAAGAGGCCTTTCGG GCATATGAAAAAGGCATCGCTCTATTCAAGTGGCCAAACGTTTACGATATATGGAATACCTACTTGACTAAATTCCTAAATAGATATGGAGGTACCAAGCTTGAGAGGACTCGAGATCTTTTCGAACAATGTTTGGAACATTGTCCGCCAAGATATGCGAAAG CCTTGTATTTACTCTATGCCAAGTTAGAAGAAGAGCACGGTTTGGCTAGGCATGCGATGTCAGTTTATGAGCGAGCAACGAATGCAGTTTTACCCGAGGAAAAATTCGAG atgTTCAATATCTACATCAAGAAGGCTGCCGATATATACGGAGTGCCCAAAACTCgtcaaatttatgaaaaagcgATCGAAGTACTCAGTGAAGAAAACACTAGGGAAATGTGCCTAAGATTTGCCGAAATGGAAACCAAGCTTGGCGAAGTCGATCGGGCTAGAGCGATTTACGCTCACTGTAGTCAAATTTGCGATCCAAGG GTAACTTCTAATTTTTGGCAAGTGTGGAAAGAGTTTGAGGTTCGCCATGGTAATGAAGATACAATGAGGGAAATGCTGAGAATCAAGCGTAGCGTCCAAGCAATGTATAACACTCAAGTGAATATGATGTCAGCGCAAATGCTAAATAGTGCGGCAAATCTTGCTAGCGATGAGCCTGTCGCTAGTTTGAATGATGCCATGAAAAGTCTTGACAATAAAACATCTTCTACAAGCGCTG ATATCACAGCGCAGTCTGGATTCAAAGACAACATTAATTTTGTCAGAGGAGTTACGGAAGGAAACGGTAGAGCAGAACCTCAAGTGAATAACCCTGATGAAATAGACATTGACATGGACGATGATAGCGAAGATGAGAAAGAAGTTGAAGAAG ATGTACCTGTTGAAAAACAAGCTATTCCATCAAAAGTATTTGGAAGTCTGAAGAACGCTAGAGTAGAGGAAGATGAAGACGAGGGTCAAGAGAAAAATGCTGACAACTGA